From the genome of Nocardia mangyaensis:
GCCCAGCACCTGAGCGCGATGCTCAGCCTGAACATGGAAGGCATCGTCGTCGTGAGTTCCCGGGTGGACTACTCGGTGCTGGCCGCGGCGGCCAAAGAGGTGCCGGTGGTGGTGGTCGGTCGGCCCGAGTCGACGCCGCCCGGACTCGACTCGGTGGCCAACGAGGACGAAGCCGGTATCGCGCTCGCCGTCGACCATCTGATCGAGCTGGGGCACCGCCACATCGCCTTCGCGTCGTCGTCGACGCGTCCCGCCGCGATGGCCCGCCGCCGTGGCTACGAAGCCGCCGTCGGCCGCGCGGGCCTCGGGCGGCATGCCGCCCAGACGATCCCGGACGGCCCAGGCCGATCCGCGGCGGTCGACGTGGTGCTGCGGAGCCCCGTGACCGCGATCGTCACCAACAACGACCTGCTGGCCATCGAATTCCTCGATCGTGCGGTCGAACTCGGCATCGACGTCCCCGGGCGAATGTCGATCGTGGGCTACGACAACACCGACCTGGCTGCCCGGGTCCGGCCTCGCCTGACCAGCGTCGATCAGCGCGGACCGGCACTGGGTGAGACGGCGGTGGCGTTGCTGCTCGAGCGGCTGGCCGGACGGTCCGCCGATCGGCATGAGGTGCTCTTCCCAACACTGGAGATACGCACCTCGACGGCTGAGCCGGGTTTCCTGCCAAGATAGGAACATTCAGAGCCACATCGTGGTGCTTTGTGTGGCATTGGTGCTCTCTTCATCTGTGCGATCGATGGTGATCGCTTGCTGTTCGTTTTCGTTAGCGACGCTCCGCTAGCGCCCGGCAACGGGGCATTTCGGCCTTCGAACGCCGAGATCGACGCAACGAACCTGATGGAGTGACAATAGATGAGGGAAACGACTCGACGCGCTCGCGGCATGTTCCGCACGCTGACGGTGGCCACTGCGGTGGCGGTCGGGCTGACGCTGGGCAATGGCCCGGCCTCGGCGGAAATTGATAGCACCGCCCACATCGTCGACGGCGATGGCCTGACGATCGAAGCGATCCAGGAAGACACCAGGATCGAGTTCGTGCCGCCGCTCGACGGTAACCCGCTGACTCGTGAGTGGTTCC
Proteins encoded in this window:
- a CDS encoding LacI family DNA-binding transcriptional regulator — protein: MSTRRSRRPTIIDVAARAGVSKSLVSLALRGDEGVSDATRARIRQAADELGYRSNSLARALVQGRTGQLGVIVTDLRNPYHTEVALGVETAAEAAGLGTFLANGRRDPNRLAQHLSAMLSLNMEGIVVVSSRVDYSVLAAAAKEVPVVVVGRPESTPPGLDSVANEDEAGIALAVDHLIELGHRHIAFASSSTRPAAMARRRGYEAAVGRAGLGRHAAQTIPDGPGRSAAVDVVLRSPVTAIVTNNDLLAIEFLDRAVELGIDVPGRMSIVGYDNTDLAARVRPRLTSVDQRGPALGETAVALLLERLAGRSADRHEVLFPTLEIRTSTAEPGFLPR